The window CGCTCTACGAGCGCTCGATCACCATCGCGGAAGCGGTCCTCGGCAAGAGCCATCCCGACGTCGCCGAGTCACTCAACAACCTCGCCAACATCTACGTAGAACAGGGGTTGTACGGCCAGTCCGAGCCCCTCTATGCGCGCGCGCTCGCCATCTGGGAAGCGGCCCGCGGCAAGAATCATCCCGACGTCGCCGAGTCGCTCAAGGGGCTCGCCTTGCTCAGGCTGGCCCAGCATCGCCTCGCCGACGCCCTGCCGCTGTTCACACGCGCCTTCGACATCTCCGAGAAGCGCCTGCGCCAGGAGGCGCTCGGCTTCTCCGACTCGCGGCTGGCCAGCTTCCTCCAATATCTGCGCGCGGACGAGCAGACGCTCTACGCCATGCTACGCGCATACCCAGAGGACGTGCGAGCGCAACGCCTGGCCCTCAGCGCCGTGCTCCTGCTCAAGGGACGCTCCGTCGAGGAGACAGCCAACATTTCCCGAACCCTCTACCATGGCCTGGGCGCCGAGGACCGCGGCACCTTCGAGCGGTTGCGCGGCCTGCGCACCCAACTGGCCAACCTCTCGCTCGCGGGCCCCGGCTCGCTCACCCCAGAGAGCTATCAACAGCGCCTCAAGGCGCTGACCGACGAGGGTGACTCCCTCGAAGCGGACCTGGCCAGGCGCTCCGCGACCCTGCGCGCTCTCACCGCCCTGCCTCCTCCCTCCGAGGTCGTCGACCGGGTCGCCGCCGCGCTTCCCCAGGACGGCGCCCTCGTCGAGCTCATCGCCTACAGGGACAGCCCCCTCGTCTCCAGACCCGGTATCCCCCGCGCGAAGAGCCCTGACCAGCTGCGCTACCTGGCGCTGGTGCTCTTTCCCGATGCCACCACCCGCGCGGTGGACCTCGGCCCCGCGAGGCCCATCGACCTCACCGCCTCGCTCCTGCGCGATGCCCTGGCCAACCGAGACGCCTCCTTCCAACCCACGGCCCAGGCGCTCTACCGGCTCGCCTTCAAGCCCCTGCTGCCCCTGCTGGGCAAAACCCGTCGCCTCTTCGTGTCTCCCGACGGACAGCTCGGCCTCGTCTCCTTCGCCGCTCTTCATGACGGCCGCCGCTTCCTCCTCGACTCCTTCGAGTTCATCTACCTCACCTCCGGCAGGGAGCTGCTGCCTCGTCCCCAGGAGATGGTTTCCTCATCCTCTGTCTTCGTCCTCGCCGATCCGGACTTCAACGCCCTACCTCACGTCGCACCCTCTACCTCCATTGACGCGTCCATGGTGGTCGAGCCCTCCATCTCCCTCGAGCGCTTCTTCTCCACCGTGGGCTCGGACCTCTCCGGCAGCGCGTGGATGTCTCTGCCGGGCACCCGGCGGGAGGCCGAGAGCATTCAGCGCCTGCTGCCCCAGGCCCAGCTCTTCCTCGGTCCCGAGGCCACGAAGGAGCGCCTGCTCCACCTGTCCTCTCCGGGCATCCTCCACCTCGCCACCCACGGCTTCTTCCTCGGAGATGACCCTACCCCCACCCCGGGGTCCCGCGCCGTGGGCCACTTCGGTGCGCTCGGCGACACTCCCCTCGCACCGCGGCCCCAGGAGCCCCTGCTTCGCTCCGGCCTCGCCCTCACGGGCGCACGCGCC of the Pyxidicoccus trucidator genome contains:
- a CDS encoding CHAT domain-containing tetratricopeptide repeat protein is translated as MRQILGWIAVVVLCCVAEAAAGEEKPDARQQEAQRAYDEAKKLDEAGKYAEAVAQGEHALALREAVLGGTHLEVADCLNLLGRLHLRQEDFDRAEPLLQRALAIREAALGKNHPDVAKSLHNLAVLYADQGLYGRAEPLHQRALAIREATHGKSHPDVARSLNSLAVLYADQGSYGRAEPLHQRALAIWEAALGKNHPDVANSLNNLAVLYDNQGLYSRAEPLYERALAIWEAALGKNHPDVANLLNNLAVLYDNQGLYGRAEPLHVRALAIREAVLGKNHSDVATSLHNLANLYDNQGLYGRAEPLYARSLAIWEAALGKDHPLVATSLNNLANLYAIQGLYGRAEPLFQRSLAIREATVGKNHPLVAVSLNNLASFYKKQKAYGQAVPLYERSITIAEAVLGKSHPDVAESLNNLANIYVEQGLYGQSEPLYARALAIWEAARGKNHPDVAESLKGLALLRLAQHRLADALPLFTRAFDISEKRLRQEALGFSDSRLASFLQYLRADEQTLYAMLRAYPEDVRAQRLALSAVLLLKGRSVEETANISRTLYHGLGAEDRGTFERLRGLRTQLANLSLAGPGSLTPESYQQRLKALTDEGDSLEADLARRSATLRALTALPPPSEVVDRVAAALPQDGALVELIAYRDSPLVSRPGIPRAKSPDQLRYLALVLFPDATTRAVDLGPARPIDLTASLLRDALANRDASFQPTAQALYRLAFKPLLPLLGKTRRLFVSPDGQLGLVSFAALHDGRRFLLDSFEFIYLTSGRELLPRPQEMVSSSSVFVLADPDFNALPHVAPSTSIDASMVVEPSISLERFFSTVGSDLSGSAWMSLPGTRREAESIQRLLPQAQLFLGPEATKERLLHLSSPGILHLATHGFFLGDDPTPTPGSRAVGHFGALGDTPLAPRPQEPLLRSGLALTGARAPAPDSSTPSEPRPDAALVTALELAGLDLWGTQLVVLSACDTGRGTVQLGQGVYGLRRSLVVAGAETVVMSLWKVNDDSTRLLMETYYRNLLAGQGRAAALHAAMRSFRVSRPHPHYWAPFIALGSDAPLRAITPTLPEPPDP